A genomic region of Phenylobacterium parvum contains the following coding sequences:
- a CDS encoding nucleotidyltransferase domain-containing protein — MTEAQVLEVLAACAAQGLPVWVDGGWAVDAVLGRQTRLHEDLDLAARVEDGPALEALLAGLGLVRQAGGAAWNPVYSDGEGRRVDLHLFRLDAEGRGVMDPDDPAVAYPAGSFDGRGVIAGRAVDCLPADVLWRLKTGYPPRDRDLLDLAALQAAFGFSLAGD; from the coding sequence GTGACAGAAGCGCAGGTCCTGGAGGTGCTGGCGGCCTGCGCGGCGCAGGGCCTGCCGGTCTGGGTGGACGGCGGCTGGGCCGTGGATGCGGTCCTCGGTCGCCAGACCCGGCTGCACGAGGACCTCGACCTGGCGGCGCGGGTGGAGGATGGGCCGGCGCTGGAGGCCCTGCTGGCCGGGCTTGGCCTGGTCCGGCAGGCGGGGGGCGCCGCCTGGAACCCTGTCTACAGCGACGGCGAAGGCCGGCGCGTCGACCTGCACCTCTTTCGCCTGGACGCGGAGGGGCGCGGGGTGATGGACCCTGACGATCCGGCCGTGGCCTATCCGGCGGGGTCGTTCGACGGGCGCGGCGTGATTGCGGGGCGGGCCGTGGACTGCCTGCCCGCCGACGTCCTCTGGCGGCTGAAGACCGGCTATCCGCCCCGGGACCGGGACCTTCTGGATCTCGCCGCCCTTCAGGCCGCCTTCGGCTTTTCCCTCGCCGGCGACTGA
- a CDS encoding VIT1/CCC1 transporter family protein has translation MTRLKLHDERHRVTRVGWLRAAVLGANDGIVSTASLIVGVAAASAGRSEVLVAGVAGLVAGAMSMAAGEYVSVSSQSDTEGADLTRERGELATRPEAELEELAGLYRSRGLDAETARRTAEQLMAHDALGAHAREELGISEITTARPVQAALTSAATFTFGAAAPLLLAAVSPLAAMPAIVSAGSLAGLAILGAVGAQAGGAPPLKAAVRVTFWGALAMALTAGIGRLVGAAV, from the coding sequence ATGACCCGACTGAAGCTTCACGACGAACGCCATCGGGTCACCCGGGTGGGCTGGCTGAGGGCCGCGGTCCTGGGCGCAAATGACGGGATCGTCTCCACCGCCAGCCTGATCGTCGGCGTCGCCGCCGCCTCGGCCGGTCGCTCCGAGGTGCTGGTGGCCGGCGTCGCGGGCCTGGTTGCAGGGGCCATGTCCATGGCCGCCGGCGAGTACGTCTCGGTCAGCTCGCAGTCGGACACCGAGGGCGCCGACCTCACCCGTGAGCGCGGCGAGCTGGCGACCCGGCCCGAGGCTGAGCTGGAGGAGCTGGCCGGCCTCTACCGCAGCCGCGGCCTCGACGCCGAGACCGCCCGCAGGACCGCCGAGCAGCTGATGGCGCACGACGCCCTCGGCGCCCACGCCCGGGAGGAACTGGGCATTTCCGAGATCACCACGGCCCGGCCGGTCCAGGCGGCCCTGACCTCGGCCGCCACCTTCACCTTCGGCGCCGCGGCGCCCCTGCTGCTGGCCGCCGTCTCGCCCCTCGCCGCCATGCCTGCGATCGTCTCGGCGGGGTCCCTGGCCGGTCTCGCCATCCTCGGCGCCGTGGGGGCCCAGGCCGGGGGCGCCCCGCCCCTCAAGGCCGCCGTACGGGTCACCTTCTGGGGCGCCCTGGCCATGGCCCTGACCGCCGGCATCGGCCGGCTCGTGGGCGCCGCGGTCTAG
- the ccoS gene encoding cbb3-type cytochrome oxidase assembly protein CcoS — protein MNIVVILAPFSLALALIGLAAFWWTLRNDQYEDPQGDASRILIEDPEDRPL, from the coding sequence GTGAACATCGTCGTGATCCTGGCGCCCTTCTCCCTCGCCCTGGCCCTGATCGGCCTGGCGGCCTTCTGGTGGACCCTGCGCAATGACCAGTACGAGGACCCCCAGGGGGATGCGAGCCGGATCCTGATCGAGGATCCAGAGGACCGGCCCCTCTAG
- a CDS encoding heavy metal translocating P-type ATPase: protein MALTEGEARIWADRVAEAGADGPDLSAYLTETGPGARRLDLLVSGAHCAACIARIEGELADTPGVASARLNLSTGRLAVGLAPDGEPGRVLRVLDRIGYPATPFDPDSARQAQDREGRELAMALAVAGFGAGNAMIFSVPVWAGLFGQELGPATRTFMQWASAGVGAPCAVFAGMVFFRSAWKALRAGRANMDVPISIGVILTLLVSFQETLLKGRDTYFDAAVTLLFLLLIGRWLDHALRRRARSAAADLLALQAPSASLLADDGTERRAPLRLVRPGHRLRVRPGERIPVDGVVETGESELDNAILTGETAPEAVAPGAVCRAGALNLSGLLTLRAEAACEDSTLARIARLVESGAQSRSSYVQLADKAAAIYVPVVHIAAALTFVVGWALGLPVREAVLRAATVLIVTCPCALGLAVPAVQVAAASRLFRRGVLVKSGAGLERLAEADHAAFDKTGVLTEGRPRLLNADPLDLARAAPLTRASSHPLARALAEAAGEGPVAAGAVEVAGQGVEARTPAGVMRLGRAAFVGAPLSGDQTELWFRDDRGALFRFAFADPLRASAAGLASGMGERGLAVSVLSGDVEAPTRRAAEALGVPDWRSGLTPQGKVEVIAGLRAVGRRVLMVGDGLNDVAALSQAHVAMAPGTALDASQSAADLVYPADRPERILEAIDVARAARRRALENFAFAALYNLVAGPAAMLGLVNPFVAALAMSGSSLVVTLNALRLLNGGGK from the coding sequence ATGGCCCTGACCGAGGGCGAGGCGCGGATCTGGGCGGATCGCGTGGCGGAGGCCGGAGCCGACGGCCCTGACCTGTCCGCCTACCTGACCGAGACCGGGCCGGGCGCCCGGCGGCTCGACCTCCTGGTCAGCGGCGCCCACTGCGCGGCCTGCATCGCCCGGATCGAGGGCGAACTGGCCGACACCCCCGGCGTGGCCTCGGCCCGGCTCAACCTGAGCACGGGGCGGCTGGCGGTGGGCCTGGCCCCTGACGGGGAGCCCGGCCGTGTCCTGCGCGTCCTCGACCGCATCGGCTATCCCGCCACGCCCTTCGATCCGGACTCGGCCCGACAGGCCCAGGACCGGGAGGGCCGGGAGCTGGCCATGGCCCTGGCCGTCGCCGGCTTCGGCGCCGGAAACGCCATGATCTTCTCCGTGCCGGTCTGGGCCGGCCTGTTCGGCCAGGAACTGGGACCTGCGACCCGCACCTTCATGCAGTGGGCCAGCGCCGGGGTCGGCGCGCCCTGCGCCGTTTTCGCCGGCATGGTCTTCTTCCGCTCGGCCTGGAAGGCCCTGAGGGCGGGGCGGGCCAACATGGACGTACCGATCTCGATCGGCGTGATCCTGACCCTGCTCGTCAGCTTCCAGGAGACCCTGCTGAAGGGCCGGGACACCTATTTCGACGCCGCCGTCACCCTGCTTTTCCTGCTGCTGATCGGCCGGTGGCTGGACCACGCCCTCCGGCGGCGGGCCCGAAGCGCCGCGGCTGACCTCCTGGCCCTCCAGGCGCCCTCGGCCTCCCTCCTCGCCGACGACGGGACCGAGCGGCGGGCGCCCCTGCGCCTGGTCCGGCCTGGCCACAGGCTGAGGGTCCGGCCGGGGGAAAGGATCCCCGTGGACGGGGTGGTGGAGACCGGGGAATCCGAGCTCGACAACGCCATCCTGACCGGCGAGACCGCGCCCGAGGCGGTGGCCCCCGGCGCGGTCTGCCGGGCGGGCGCCCTCAACCTGTCCGGCCTCCTGACCCTTCGCGCCGAGGCTGCGTGCGAGGACTCGACCCTGGCGCGGATCGCCCGGCTGGTGGAGTCGGGCGCCCAGTCCCGGTCGTCCTACGTCCAGCTCGCCGACAAGGCGGCGGCCATTTATGTGCCGGTGGTCCACATCGCCGCAGCCCTGACCTTCGTCGTGGGCTGGGCCCTGGGCCTGCCGGTGCGCGAGGCCGTCCTGCGGGCCGCCACCGTGCTGATCGTCACCTGTCCCTGCGCCCTGGGCCTGGCGGTTCCCGCCGTCCAGGTGGCGGCGGCCTCGCGCCTTTTCCGGCGGGGGGTGCTGGTCAAGTCCGGCGCCGGGCTGGAGCGCCTGGCCGAGGCCGACCACGCCGCCTTCGACAAGACCGGGGTCCTGACCGAGGGACGCCCGCGCCTGCTCAACGCCGATCCCCTGGACCTCGCCCGCGCGGCGCCCCTGACCCGGGCGTCATCCCATCCCCTCGCCCGCGCCCTGGCCGAGGCGGCCGGCGAGGGGCCCGTCGCCGCCGGGGCCGTGGAGGTCGCGGGCCAGGGGGTGGAGGCCCGCACCCCGGCCGGCGTCATGCGCCTGGGCCGGGCCGCCTTCGTCGGCGCGCCCCTGTCGGGAGACCAGACCGAGCTCTGGTTCCGGGATGACCGGGGCGCCCTCTTCCGCTTCGCCTTCGCCGACCCCCTGCGCGCCTCCGCCGCCGGCCTGGCGAGCGGGATGGGCGAGCGCGGCCTGGCCGTCTCGGTCCTGTCCGGCGATGTCGAGGCCCCGACCCGTCGCGCCGCCGAGGCCCTCGGCGTCCCGGACTGGCGGTCCGGCCTGACCCCGCAGGGCAAGGTGGAGGTGATCGCCGGCCTAAGGGCTGTCGGCCGCAGGGTGCTGATGGTCGGGGACGGCCTGAACGACGTGGCCGCCCTGAGCCAGGCCCACGTGGCCATGGCGCCGGGCACGGCCCTCGACGCCAGCCAGTCGGCGGCGGACCTGGTCTATCCCGCTGACCGGCCGGAGCGGATCCTGGAGGCCATCGACGTGGCCCGGGCGGCCCGCCGGCGCGCCCTGGAGAATTTCGCCTTCGCCGCCCTCTACAACCTGGTCGCAGGCCCGGCGGCCATGCTGGGCCTGGTCAATCCCTTCGTGGCCGCCCTGGCCATGTCGGGCTCGTCCCTGGTGGTCACGCTCAACGCCCTGCGGCTGCTGAACGGAGGCGGGAAGTGA
- a CDS encoding FixH family protein codes for MSPAPATEAAAPAGGWTLTGWHVLGVVVGFFAIVIALDVWFMTLAYRTFPGQVSDTPYEDGVAFNRRIARQEAQARLGWTATAGAGPGKARVEMRDASGTPVRGLALTGRLERPATEAGRTSLRFTETAPGRYEAPVAQPSGAWDLTFEARGGEGAFEGARRLTWP; via the coding sequence ATGAGTCCCGCCCCCGCGACCGAGGCCGCCGCCCCCGCGGGCGGCTGGACCCTCACCGGCTGGCATGTCCTGGGCGTCGTCGTCGGCTTCTTCGCCATCGTGATCGCCCTGGACGTCTGGTTCATGACCCTGGCCTACCGCACCTTCCCTGGCCAGGTCTCCGACACGCCCTACGAGGACGGCGTCGCCTTCAACCGCCGGATCGCGCGGCAGGAGGCCCAGGCCCGACTGGGCTGGACGGCGACCGCGGGGGCCGGACCTGGCAAGGCGCGGGTGGAGATGCGCGACGCCTCGGGGACTCCCGTGCGCGGCCTGGCCCTGACCGGCCGGCTTGAACGCCCCGCCACCGAGGCGGGCCGGACCTCCCTGCGCTTCACCGAGACCGCCCCCGGCCGTTACGAGGCGCCGGTCGCCCAGCCTTCGGGCGCCTGGGACCTGACCTTCGAGGCCCGGGGCGGCGAGGGCGCCTTCGAGGGCGCCCGGAGGCTCACATGGCCCTGA
- the ccoG gene encoding cytochrome c oxidase accessory protein CcoG gives MTVVIDRTRTAPEEAAPTSAAEKARRRGDAGGGLYKPRTPIYPKSVQGRWRTLKWALMIVTLAIYYITPWIRWERPADLPDQAILVDFAGRRLYLFDLQFWPQEVYFITGLLVMAALALFLASSLFGRLWCGYACPQTLWTDLFLHVERLFEGDRNARMRLDAAPWSLDKAWRKAGKHLVWLGIAFGTGGAWIFYFHDAPTVLVQFWTGQAPATAYVFCALLTFTTYVFAGTMREQVCTYMCPWPRIQGALIDQDSLQVTYRTDRGEPRGTHKKGASWEGRGGCIDCGQCVMVCPMGIDIRNGAQLECINCALCADACDEMMDRIDRPRGLIGYDTDKAVAARAAGRAAVYRLVRPRTLVYAGALVLVCGLMLWGLVHRQAFDVHVLRDRNPIAVRLADGSVRNGYTLKVSNRSFSDADARIRFEGPAGAILKTPAAPVAADGVSARIEANTVRAVRIFVTLPEPRREPEEDGDGDGARGGDEGEGESLPVAFTVTLPEGAMTVKSTFITDPGARPLARP, from the coding sequence ATGACCGTCGTCATCGACCGGACGCGGACTGCTCCGGAGGAGGCCGCCCCGACCTCCGCCGCTGAGAAGGCGCGCCGGCGAGGGGACGCGGGCGGCGGCCTCTACAAGCCGCGGACGCCGATCTATCCCAAGTCCGTCCAGGGCCGCTGGCGCACCCTGAAGTGGGCCCTGATGATCGTCACCCTGGCGATCTACTACATCACGCCGTGGATCCGCTGGGAGCGCCCCGCCGACCTGCCGGACCAGGCCATCCTGGTCGACTTCGCCGGGCGGCGCCTCTACCTCTTCGACCTGCAGTTCTGGCCCCAGGAGGTCTATTTCATCACCGGCCTCCTGGTGATGGCCGCCCTGGCCCTGTTCCTGGCCAGCTCGCTCTTTGGCCGGCTGTGGTGCGGCTATGCCTGCCCCCAGACCCTCTGGACCGATCTCTTCCTCCACGTCGAGCGCCTGTTCGAGGGTGACCGAAACGCCCGGATGCGGCTGGACGCTGCGCCCTGGTCCCTTGACAAGGCCTGGCGCAAGGCGGGCAAGCACCTGGTCTGGCTGGGCATAGCCTTCGGCACCGGCGGCGCCTGGATCTTCTATTTCCATGACGCCCCGACCGTCCTGGTCCAGTTCTGGACCGGCCAGGCTCCCGCCACGGCCTATGTCTTCTGCGCCCTCCTGACCTTCACCACCTATGTCTTCGCCGGGACAATGCGCGAGCAGGTGTGCACCTACATGTGCCCCTGGCCCCGCATCCAGGGCGCCCTGATCGACCAGGATTCCCTGCAGGTCACCTACCGCACCGACCGGGGCGAGCCCCGCGGGACTCACAAGAAGGGCGCCTCCTGGGAGGGCCGCGGCGGCTGCATCGACTGCGGCCAGTGCGTGATGGTCTGCCCGATGGGGATCGACATCCGCAACGGAGCCCAGCTGGAGTGCATCAACTGCGCCCTGTGCGCCGACGCCTGCGACGAGATGATGGACCGGATCGACCGGCCCCGGGGCCTGATCGGGTATGACACGGACAAGGCCGTGGCGGCCCGGGCGGCGGGGCGGGCGGCGGTCTACCGGCTGGTCCGCCCGCGCACCCTGGTCTACGCGGGGGCCCTGGTCCTGGTCTGCGGCCTCATGCTCTGGGGCCTGGTCCACCGCCAGGCCTTCGATGTCCACGTCCTGCGCGACCGCAACCCCATCGCCGTTCGGCTGGCCGACGGTTCGGTGCGCAACGGCTACACCCTGAAGGTCTCGAACCGCAGCTTTTCGGACGCCGACGCCCGCATCCGGTTCGAAGGGCCCGCCGGGGCGATCCTGAAGACGCCCGCGGCGCCGGTCGCCGCCGACGGGGTGAGCGCCCGGATCGAGGCCAACACCGTCCGCGCCGTCCGGATCTTCGTGACCCTGCCTGAGCCCAGGCGCGAGCCTGAGGAAGACGGGGACGGGGACGGGGCCAGGGGCGGGGACGAGGGCGAGGGTGAGAGCCTGCCCGTCGCCTTCACCGTGACCCTGCCGGAAGGCGCCATGACCGTGAAGTCGACCTTCATCACCGACCCCGGAGCCCGACCATTAGCCCGACCATGA
- the ccoP gene encoding cytochrome-c oxidase, cbb3-type subunit III, with translation MSAPETPKDTGSVPTTGHEWDGIHELNNPLPRWWLWIFYASVAFAVGYWILMPAWPGLTGYSRGVLGKSDRAEVVEQLAQLKAQRGQQNARLTQASLQEIERDPELQAQALAVGQSVFGDNCATCHGVGGTGGKGYANLRDDVWLWGGTLDDIHRTLQFGIRSGHPQARFSKMPAFGKDQILTAAQVGDLTEYVVALSGRPANGAAVQRAAPVYAGNCVACHGPEGRGDPLQGAPNLTDREWLYGSTRQEIQGQIHNGRGGVMPAWSGRLDPETVKALAVYVHANAAGQ, from the coding sequence ATGTCGGCTCCTGAAACCCCGAAAGACACCGGTTCGGTCCCGACGACCGGCCATGAGTGGGACGGCATCCACGAACTGAACAACCCGCTTCCCCGCTGGTGGCTATGGATTTTCTACGCTTCTGTGGCCTTCGCCGTCGGCTACTGGATCCTAATGCCCGCCTGGCCGGGCCTGACGGGATACTCCCGCGGGGTGCTGGGCAAGTCCGATCGCGCAGAGGTGGTCGAGCAACTGGCCCAGCTGAAGGCCCAGCGGGGCCAGCAGAACGCCCGGCTGACCCAGGCGTCCCTCCAGGAGATCGAGCGCGACCCGGAACTCCAGGCCCAGGCCCTGGCGGTCGGCCAGTCGGTGTTCGGCGACAACTGCGCCACCTGCCACGGGGTCGGCGGCACAGGCGGCAAGGGCTACGCCAACCTGCGCGACGACGTCTGGCTGTGGGGCGGGACCCTGGACGACATCCATCGGACCCTTCAGTTCGGCATCCGGTCGGGCCATCCCCAGGCGCGCTTCTCCAAGATGCCCGCCTTCGGCAAGGACCAGATCCTCACCGCAGCCCAGGTTGGCGACCTGACCGAGTACGTGGTCGCCCTGTCCGGGCGCCCCGCCAATGGGGCGGCGGTCCAGAGGGCTGCGCCGGTCTATGCGGGCAACTGCGTCGCCTGCCATGGGCCCGAAGGCCGCGGCGATCCCCTCCAGGGCGCGCCCAACCTGACCGACCGGGAGTGGCTCTACGGTTCGACCCGCCAGGAGATCCAGGGCCAGATTCACAATGGCCGCGGCGGGGTCATGCCCGCCTGGTCCGGCCGCCTCGATCCCGAAACGGTCAAGGCCCTGGCGGTTTACGTGCACGCCAACGCCGCGGGACAGTGA
- a CDS encoding cbb3-type cytochrome c oxidase subunit 3, with product MSGLTYEQVARFAQQGGTVYFVVIFLAGVAYALWPKNRQAFRDMAHLPLRDDEDEHVGS from the coding sequence ATGAGCGGCCTGACCTACGAGCAGGTCGCCCGCTTCGCCCAGCAGGGGGGGACTGTCTACTTCGTGGTCATCTTCCTGGCGGGCGTCGCCTACGCCCTCTGGCCCAAGAACCGCCAGGCCTTCCGGGACATGGCCCACCTGCCGCTGAGAGATGACGAGGACGAGCATGTCGGCTCCTGA
- the ccoO gene encoding cytochrome-c oxidase, cbb3-type subunit II: MWKNHSKLERHSLLLVLGILLVVSVGGLVEIAPLFFLESTIEKVKGVRPYTPLEQAGRDIYVREGCYVCHSQMIRPLRDEVERYGPYSLAAESMYDHPFQWGSKRTGPDLARVGGKYSDAWHVQHLTDPRAVVPESIMPPYAFLAQKDLKGDDIEARLRTLTRVGVPYTEAALRNARADLEAQVDPTASGASLAGFYGEKVNRRDFDGDPDRLTEMDALVAYLQMLGTLVDFRTYEAGAAENLR; encoded by the coding sequence ATGTGGAAGAACCATTCCAAGCTTGAACGCCACTCGCTCCTGCTGGTCCTCGGCATCCTCCTGGTGGTCTCGGTCGGCGGCCTCGTCGAGATCGCGCCCCTCTTCTTCCTGGAGAGCACGATCGAGAAGGTGAAGGGCGTCCGGCCCTACACGCCCCTCGAGCAGGCGGGCCGGGACATCTACGTGCGGGAGGGCTGCTATGTCTGCCACTCGCAGATGATCCGCCCCCTGCGTGACGAGGTGGAGCGTTACGGCCCCTACAGCCTGGCCGCCGAGAGCATGTACGACCACCCCTTCCAGTGGGGCTCCAAGCGCACGGGTCCCGACCTGGCCCGGGTGGGCGGAAAGTACTCCGACGCCTGGCATGTGCAGCACCTGACCGACCCCCGGGCCGTCGTCCCGGAATCCATCATGCCCCCCTACGCCTTCCTGGCGCAGAAGGACCTGAAGGGGGATGACATCGAGGCGCGCCTGCGGACCCTGACCCGGGTGGGTGTTCCCTACACGGAGGCGGCGCTGAGGAACGCCCGGGCCGACCTGGAGGCCCAGGTGGACCCCACGGCCTCGGGCGCGAGCCTCGCCGGCTTCTATGGCGAAAAGGTCAACCGCCGGGACTTCGACGGCGATCCGGACCGGCTGACCGAAATGGACGCCCTGGTGGCCTATCTCCAGATGCTGGGGACCCTGGTCGATTTCCGGACCTACGAGGCCGGCGCGGCGGAGAACCTGCGATGA
- the ccoN gene encoding cytochrome-c oxidase, cbb3-type subunit I: MSENLAQQDSPPGAVALLILTAAGAFLGLMATALSPDPLYRLEGWIFTLAALASAAALTVGVANGGYREDPTRYQDGVIRAGAIATLFWAIVGMLVGVVIALQLAWPRLFYFPDYGFLNFGRLRPLHTSGVIFAFGGNALIATSFYVVQRTCRARLAGGMAGWFVFWGYQLFIAMAAVGYLAGITEGREYAEPEWFVDLWLTIVWVVYLLVFLGTIWKRKEPHIYVANWFYLAFIVTVAMLHIVNNLSLPVSLLGSKSFSAFAGVQDALTQWWYGHNAVGFFLTAGFLAMMYYFVPKRAEKPVYSYRLSIVHFWSLIFIYIWAGPHHLHYTALPQWAQTLGMTFSVMLWMPSWGGMINGLMTLSGAWDKLRTDPVLRMMAVAIGFYGMSTFEGPLMSIRAVNALSHYTDWTIGHVHSGALGWVGFISFGAVYCLVPWLWKKDRLYSNALVEWHFWIATLGLLLYIAAMWVSGIGEGLLWREYTPQGFLANSFVETVAAKHVENIVRALGGLMYLSGALIMAYNIYRTIRQPAPAVLPEASGPIVAAAA, from the coding sequence ATGTCGGAAAATCTGGCCCAGCAGGATTCGCCGCCCGGCGCGGTGGCGCTCCTGATCCTGACGGCGGCGGGCGCCTTCCTCGGACTCATGGCGACGGCCCTGTCGCCGGACCCGCTGTACAGGCTTGAAGGGTGGATCTTCACCCTCGCCGCCCTGGCCAGTGCGGCCGCCCTGACGGTGGGCGTCGCCAATGGCGGCTACCGTGAGGATCCCACCCGCTACCAGGATGGGGTGATCCGCGCCGGCGCCATCGCCACCCTCTTCTGGGCCATTGTCGGCATGCTGGTCGGCGTGGTCATCGCCCTGCAGCTGGCCTGGCCGCGCCTCTTCTATTTCCCGGACTACGGCTTCCTGAACTTTGGCCGGCTGCGTCCCCTGCACACCTCGGGAGTGATCTTCGCCTTTGGCGGCAACGCCCTGATCGCCACCTCCTTCTACGTGGTCCAGCGCACCTGCCGGGCCCGGCTCGCAGGCGGCATGGCCGGGTGGTTCGTCTTCTGGGGCTACCAGCTCTTCATCGCCATGGCCGCCGTCGGCTACCTGGCCGGCATCACCGAGGGCCGCGAGTACGCCGAGCCCGAGTGGTTCGTGGACCTTTGGCTGACGATCGTCTGGGTCGTCTACCTCCTGGTCTTCCTGGGGACGATCTGGAAGCGGAAGGAACCCCACATCTACGTGGCGAACTGGTTCTATCTCGCCTTCATCGTGACGGTGGCGATGCTGCACATCGTCAACAACCTGTCCCTGCCGGTCAGCCTGCTGGGGTCCAAGAGCTTTTCGGCCTTCGCGGGCGTCCAGGACGCCCTGACCCAGTGGTGGTACGGCCACAATGCAGTGGGCTTCTTCCTGACCGCCGGCTTCCTGGCCATGATGTACTACTTCGTGCCCAAGCGGGCGGAGAAGCCGGTCTATTCCTACCGGCTCTCCATCGTCCACTTCTGGTCCCTGATCTTCATCTACATCTGGGCCGGGCCGCACCACCTGCACTACACGGCCCTGCCGCAATGGGCCCAGACCCTGGGCATGACCTTCTCGGTCATGCTGTGGATGCCGTCCTGGGGCGGCATGATCAACGGGCTGATGACCCTGTCGGGCGCCTGGGACAAGCTGCGCACCGATCCGGTCCTGCGGATGATGGCGGTGGCCATCGGCTTCTACGGCATGTCCACCTTCGAGGGGCCGCTGATGTCGATCCGGGCGGTCAACGCCCTCAGCCACTACACGGACTGGACCATCGGCCATGTGCACTCCGGCGCCCTGGGCTGGGTCGGCTTCATCAGCTTCGGGGCGGTCTACTGCCTCGTGCCCTGGCTGTGGAAGAAGGACAGGCTCTACTCCAACGCCCTGGTCGAGTGGCATTTCTGGATCGCGACCCTGGGCCTGCTTCTCTACATCGCCGCCATGTGGGTCTCGGGCATCGGCGAGGGCCTCCTGTGGCGGGAGTACACCCCCCAGGGCTTCCTCGCGAACAGCTTCGTCGAGACGGTCGCCGCCAAGCACGTCGAGAACATCGTCCGCGCCCTGGGCGGCCTCATGTACCTCTCGGGCGCCCTGATCATGGCCTACAACATCTACCGGACCATCCGGCAGCCGGCGCCCGCCGTCCTGCCCGAGGCCTCCGGACCCATCGTCGCGGCTGCGGCCTGA